A single genomic interval of Lathyrus oleraceus cultivar Zhongwan6 chromosome 7, CAAS_Psat_ZW6_1.0, whole genome shotgun sequence harbors:
- the LOC127107941 gene encoding fasciclin-like arabinogalactan protein 12 codes for MMLKKQSHLFSFSLAILISLLDSTTITLSQLSPANAPIQPTLPAPTQPAASPKPLVPSLPESPTDSTPDTAGTAVDIVGILRKAKSFNVLIRLMKTTQLINQLNSQLLTTKTGGLTILAPDDSAFSELKAGFLNSLSDGQKLELLQFHVISDYVSSSNFDILTNPVRTLAGAKPGKVELNVVSYGGSVNISTGEVNTTINGIIYTDKHLAIYKVAKVLLPMDFFSVAKAPRKGPALAPEPSALTPKAEKEKPLSPDSSDSSVKPTNDNSGNVKISVSGKLVVSLVFGAVLVSIMGQ; via the coding sequence ATGATGTTGAAGAAGCAATCTCATCTCTTTTCCTTCTCACTTGCAATACTAATTTCTCTTTTGGATTCCACAACCATTACTTTATCCCAATTATCACCTGCTAATGCTCCAATACAACCTACACTTCCAGCTCCAACCCAACCAGCTGCATCCCCTAAACCATTGGTACCTTCCTTACCAGAATCACCTACTGACTCCACACCTGACACTGCAGGCACAGCGGTTGACATAGTCGGAATCCTGAGAAAAGCCAAGTCATTCAACGTCTTAATCCGACTCATGAAAACAACTCAATTGATCAACCAACTCAATTCGCAACTATTGACTACAAAAACAGGTGGCTTAACGATTCTTGCACCAGATGACAGTGCTTTCTCAGAACTCAAAGCAGGATTCCTCAACTCTCTTTCTGATGGACAGAAACTCGAGCTCTTACAGTTCCATGTTATTTCAGACTACGTATCAAGCTCTAACTTTGATATTCTAACCAACCCAGTGAGAACACTTGCCGGAGCTAAACCAGGAAAGGTGGAACTGAATGTTGTGAGTTACGGTGGCAGTGTGAACATATCAACAGGTGAAGTGAACACTACAATCAATGGCATTATATATACCGATAAGCATCTTGCTATCTATAAAGTTGCCAAAGTGCTTCTTCCTATGGATTTCTTTTCAGTCGCTAAGGCACCGAGGAAAGGACCGGCTTTGGCACCGGAACCTTCTGCACTGACTCCAAAAGCAGAAAAAGAGAAGCCACTATCACCAGATTCCTCTGATTCATCTGTTAAACCAACAAACGATAACTCCGGCAATGTGAAAATAAGTGTATCTGGAAAGTTGGTTGTGTCTCTTGTTTTTGGAGCAGTTCTTGTATCTATAATGGGACAATAA